Genomic DNA from Mytilus edulis unplaced genomic scaffold, xbMytEdul2.2 SCAFFOLD_1133, whole genome shotgun sequence:
aacaaattatttttcaccaaaacctggaaacaaacttttttttccaaaaaaaaccatagccccccccccagaaaatcaaatggttgctgccttacactTCGGGTTAAAACCGCTAAATTCATACTTCACTGTCATATTTCTTTGTACAATTGTCCTGATGATGCCTATCGATtaggcgaaacatgtagacccAATAAACAGATACTATGCGGTAAAAACATgagtgttgttgtcttttttgtcGACACACTAAATTTAGTTGTGTAAAATATACTGTTACTAATGATGATATTTCATCCTATCTGGGTGAAGATATGAACAATTACTATTATGTGTCCATCCTTCTATTTGAAAAACTGAGTTGGATTCCCCAATAATCTAAGGAATAAACTATAATAGGCAAAAGAGTTTGACATTAATAAAGTGATCCTATTataatatgaatatgaatatttcatttgttttgttcaaaGCAGCAATGGATATAATGAGAGATTGTGATACAAATACTGCAAAAACTAGGCAAAAATAGAAGGTGTAATTTTGCCTTGACTTCAGTTTTGGCAGAATTTTTACACACATAGTTTAATTTCCTCTGCAATGTAGGATACAATGTTCAACCTGAGTAACTTCTACTGACATTGTAATGATGAAAAGTTATCTTTACTtacttaaaaatataaagaaaaaatcatTCCATTCAAACAAAAAGCTGATCTTTGTAAAAGCATCTGCATCATATTCCAGTAATGATCTGTGAAATAAACAGAATAAAATAGTCTGTGAATATTGGTACATATTAATGGTAAGTActcattgtttcttttttttatgaaccgAACAAATATATCACTTAAAAGAtctgtttaaaaaacaaacaaaaccattaaccattaaaaaaataatactatcTAAATGgtacaaacaaaatgtaaataaatctgaATCATGGAAAAAATAAGCTGCTTACAGTAAATATTGTATTCAGATTTACTCtatattcacattattttagGTTTATATCCTCAAATAGTAAAATTCATGAATTTTTCTTAGATTGAGTTCTCTCctttaaaactgtttttataaataaacctACCTTCCAAAATGACTTAAAAATGCTGCgatatattcttttcttttctcaaAATTTGCAACTACTTGGTCAACctacccaaaaaaaaaaagtcatcagTACTGAAAAGAAtctattttaatacaaataagtAGTATGTTCTCATGCTGAGTGACAATTTTTGTAAGTTCAAGAGATAAAATAATGCAAATGTCATGTATGTTGACTTTGCTTTACACAAAACTCcctatatatacatttgtagctaGGGCAAAGTTGACCATCactgaatttggctatttattttaggtctCTTTTGATCAAATAGCTCCAACCCTTCTGCATATCTGCATAGCTTTATCTACATCTCTAGTTTTTAACGGTTTTGGCTTGTGCGTTTTCAATGAAGATAAACCCAGAACATTTATTCAATGTTTAATATATATcgagtgttattttcatttggaagaggtttttttctttcaaaaacataaaaaaagagcaTTTTTAATATCTTAACCTTTAAGATATTCAATTGTACAGTTATCTGATATTTTATCTTACAACTACTCCTACCTTATTAGATAATAAATTAGAAACATTTGGTACATAATCTAACAAACATCCATCTGATGGAAAGGCTGGTATTCTTAAATTTGCTGCACCTCCTAGTGCACTGAAACACAAAATACAAGAAATATTAAGCAGTTATCTCCCTTACAGAGGTTAATTTGAGAAGGGAATCAAACATTTATTTCTCTTATCCTCAGCCTAACTTACCATTTGAAtatatttgtatgccccacctacaatagtagaggggcattatgttttctggtctgtgcatctgtctGTTCTtccttccgtccgtctgtccttctgTCCGTCTGTCGTACCGTCCGTCGGTTCATtctttcaggttaaagtttttggtcaaggtagtttttgatgaagttgaagtccaatcaacttcaaacttaatacacatgttccctttgatatgatctttctaatttaattgccaaattagacttttgaccccaatgtcacggtccactgaacatagaaaatgatagtgcaagtttcaggttaaagtttttggtcaagagtTTGTGAtttagttgaagtccaatcaacttgaaactttgtacacatgttccttaggttataatctttctaatttaaacgccaaattatattttttatcccaatttcacggtccactgaacatagaaaatgataatgggagtggggcatccgtgtactatggacacattcttgttttttttaattcaaagatCAGGTTATTCTAAACTGCTAATCTTccaatataaaaatcaaaattttggaaTCAAGGGTAGATAATCCTACATTtttccacacatttttttaataatgaagTCACTTACTGCTCAACTTTTGGTGATAAATATAACTGTGGTGTGATCTTTGAACTTGATGGAGACAGAAAACTTATGAGGAGGATGGCTGAATCTTCACCAGGATTATCCTAAAATACAGatatgattaatataaaaaatatgcaaatctcacttcttcaaatcaggaacCACCACTGTGAGCTTCTTCATTTAACTTGTTACACTTGTATCCTCTTCCTTTTTCTTACTTATTTATAGTTTGATTGATGAAAATTATACCACCATCTAGTACACAAAAGACCTAAAATTTCATCTTTCTTATGAAGGCTAAAGTGaacatttgaaaataagaaactgaaggataaatatatttaaatttaatattaaacaaCAAAGGATTAATTCAACATTATCTCCTACTAAAGTAGAAACTATACTTTACATATTAAGTCACTTTTGGGAAACAAAAATCAACAACgctaaaaaaatacaaacatttttttagagTTCTGCAATTCTCATGATCAACAAAGGAAAGAATAGTcaagaatataaatatttatttagtacAATATTATTCCAAACTTACCTTTGATAAAAATGGAGGTATTCTGGTAAAATCTACTGGTAATCTGATTAAAAAGCTAATTGGTCCAACTTTTGACTGAAAAAAATAAGtgtaaaaataatttcatatgaATTTGGAAGGCTCTGTTTAAGTATCAATCATTAAACATGGTCATATGTCAAGTTCTAAGTTCAAAGGTTAATACCAGTTTGTTGTTTCTGCACAATGATTTCAAAAACCTATTGACATCATATTTTTTCTTCTATAAATGCATTTAcaggaaaaatgaaaataagaaaatgaggCAAAACATACAATTGTTCTGTTACACTTGCATACTTCGCCAAACTTATTGAGATAATTCAACACACCAAAATCAGTTTACAATTACATTCAGATGATTTGCCATCTCTAACATTGTCTTAATTGTAACCTCATTTGTTTCTAAGACTTttaatcatccattgactgggacaatttacgtgaacgtttgtctgtaacgaccactgttcacgacgtacctaggatagacatttaaactgtggggacACCAAAGGTTTcataacgcctttaattataaaataattcgaaaaattaatcaggaataacctttgtgttttgatatatataattgatataaatcaaaatatcgtgttatttctgattaatttttcgaattactttatttaggtgttggaaacctttggtgaccccatagtttaagtgtctttaaaaagtacatagtgagcattggtcgttacatacaaacgttcaccttaattgtcccagtcaatggatgattttttaaaatgtgtcaatcaatggccacagctacactgttttgaatttcattctaagataatttttattttctaccttcttttttataacacACTATGTTTTAAAATCTTGGGATTAAAACtaaatcaaaatagttttaaaagaaagcataacaagaatgtgtccacagtacacggatgccccactcacactatcattttctatgtttaaaggactgtgaaattggaataaattctctaatttggcattaaaattagaatgatcttatcaaagggaacatgtatactaagtttcaagttgattggacttctactttatcaaaaactaccttgaccaaaaactttaacctgaaatttgcactatcattttctatgttcagtgaaccgtaaaattggggtcaaaactctaatttggcatttaaattagaaagatcatatcatagggcacatgtatactaagtttcaagttgattggacttcaacttcatcaaaaactacctgaccaaaaactttaacctgaagccaaaaactttaacctgaaatttgcactatcattttctatgttcagtgaaccgtaaaattggggtcaaaactctaatttggcatttaaattagaaagatcatatcatagggcacatgtatactaagtttcaagttgattggacttcaacttcatcaaaaactaccttgaccaaaaactttaacctgaaatttgcactatcattttctatgttcagtgaaccgtaaaattggggtcaaaactctaatttggcatttaaattagaaagatcatatcatagggcacatgtatactaagtttcaagttgattggacttcaacttcatcaaaaactaccttgaccaaaaactttaacctgaagccaaaaactttaacctgaaatttgcactatcattttctatgttcagtgaaccgtaaaattggggtcaaaactctaatttggcatttaaattagaaagatcatatcatagggcacatgtatactaagtttcaagttgattggtcttcaacttcatcaaaaactaccttgaccaaaaactttaacctgaagccaaaaactttaacctgaaatttgcactaccattttctatcagtgaaccgtaaaattggggtcaaaactctaatttggcatttaaattagaaagatcatatcatagggcacatgtatactaagtttcaagttgattggacttcaacttcatcaaaaactaccttgaccaaaaactttaacctgaagcgggacagacggacgaacgaacagacgaacgaacgaacgaacgaacagacggacgaacggacgcacagaccagaaaacataatgcccctctactatcgtaggtggggcataaaaactaaaTTTGAGGTACTTTTTAGAAATTCCCTATCATAATGACTATGTATGTAAAGTTACAAATGGATGCAACtataacttcatcataaactacctcgaccaaaaactttaacctggcaAAGAGCTGTTTCACacaatctcattttcatgttcaatgaaccatgaaatgaggaccaaaaaactaaatttgaggTACTTTTTAGAAATTCCCTATCATAATGACTATGTATGTAAAGTTACAAATGGATGCAACtataacttcatcataaactacctcgaccaaaaactttaacctggcaAAGAGCTGTTTCACacaatctcattttcatgttcaatgaaccatgaaatgaggacCAAAACCTAAATTTGAGGTACTTTTTAGAAATTCCCTATTATAATGACTATGTATGTAAAGTTACAAATGGATGCAACtataacttcatcataaactacctcgaccaaaaactttaacctgacatgggacagacggacgaacggacgaacgaacagacgaacgaaaagacgaacgaacagacggacgaatggacgcacagaccagaaaacataatgcccctactaCTATCGTAGacggggcataaaaataaataactactaatacttcattttatataaatgttataagGGACTGCTGTTTTGCGTTTCACTGATTACATTCTATCAATTACAACTTACCTCAAACCTAAGTATATGTATTTCTACATGTTGTGAGGTGATATCTGACTGGTTAACTAGTGATGAATAATCAAATTGTAATTACAACTTACCTCAAACCTAAGTATATGTACTTCCACATGTTGTGAGGTGATATCTGATTGGTTAACTAGTGATGAATATTCAAATTGTAATTACAACTTACCTCAAACCTAAGTATATGTACTTCCACATGCTGTGAGGTGATATCTGATTGGTTAACTAGTGATGAATATTCAAATTGTAATTACAACTTACCTCAAACCTAAGTATATGTACTTCCACATGTTGTGAGGTGATATCTGATTGGTTAACTAGTGATGAATATTCAAATTGTAATTACAACTTACCTCAAACCTAAGTATATGTACTTCTACATGTTTTGAGGTGATATCTGATTGGTTAACTAGTGATGCATATTCAAATTGTAATTACAACTTACCTCAAACCTAAGTATATGTGCTTCTACATGTTGTGAGGTGATATCTGACTGGTTAACTAGTGATGAATATTCAAATTGTAATTACAACTTACCTCAAACCTAAGTATATGTACTTCCACATGCTGTGAGGTGATATCTGATTGGTTAACTAGTGATGAATATTCAAATTGTAATTACAACTTACCTCAAACCTAAGTATATGTACTTCCACATGCTGTGAGGTGATATCTGATTGGTTAACTAGTGATGAATATTCAAATTGTAATTACAACTTACCTCAAACCTAAGTATATGTACTTCCACATGCTGTGAGGTGATATCTGATTGGTTAACTAGTGATGAATATTCAAATTGTAATCTGTCATAAGCTTCTACTATACGCTCCTGGTGGGCCTTATACATTCTTAGAAGTTCTTCTATAACTTGGAGCAGGGCATAAGGATTATGATAATCCCAATCTACTAATGTCTATAAATAGATACATATATATCACTATGCGAAAAGTAAATACCTGAATTTACATGTCAATATGGTCAAAAACAGACAATGAAGTGTACTTTACATTTTCTATAACCATTTTTATTTAGTTGAAGAAAGTATGTTGACTAGATGTCTTTTGCGTTTTTGTGTAATTGGGTTGTTGTTTCATTGATCCCCGCCCCACATCTCCTGTAATTTATATTAAATCAAGTAATATTCTTTCAAGACCTATTGGCATTCATACATGGTGATACATTTTTGTATCTGAATGACTTTTCCTCTGACACATTTGacaatttttatgaaaaagttTCTATGTCTTTAAGTCATTTTTCTGATTTTCATGAAAGTTATTCCATTGAAAGTTAGATAATAAGCAGATTCTTGAGATAATTGTCATTAATTGTGTAAACAGACAATCCTACTTTTGATATATATCACAATCTAGCTTTATACTCATACTTGTATATAATGATGACATCGGAACTTTGTTtaggatttttgtaaaaaaagctTTCCTACAAAGGAATTTTAACAGGTTGTTTGCTTACCaagcatttttaatttttaaataagtaTACTCACGCATTTCTACAAAAACTgacatatttttcatatcacttatcaaatcaaatatatgcatttcatttgtaaaattgttttgtgTGCAGTTTAAAATGACACATATGAACACATATACTAAGGCGATGTATTCAtgtagatacatttgtacattgtgtaatgatttcaaaaattattttatgtttttgttttattgatatctGCAAGACAAACCTTAATATCAGCTAT
This window encodes:
- the LOC139505217 gene encoding BRISC and BRCA1-A complex member 2-like; translation: SVSFIAGCEGDRFKVLLPYAGQTLTWEVIFDKYSPEESPDFIFGSEDTDFSPDIADIKTLVDWDYHNPYALLQVIEELLRMYKAHQERIVEAYDRLQFEYSSLVNQSDITSQHVEVHILRFESKVGPISFLIRLPVDFTRIPPFLSKDNPGEDSAILLISFLSPSSSKITPQLYLSPKVEHALGGAANLRIPAFPSDGCLLDYVPNVSNLLSNKVDQVVANFEKRKEYIAAFLSHFGRSLLEYDADAFTKISFLFEWNDFFFIFLIDLPQFFPQEQPEFKFQSIYHQDAKRKPFIQPFGDYPYSPRWTGNEMAQRAKSFILKNISDFQKASVHSGSLN